One region of Dehalococcoidia bacterium genomic DNA includes:
- a CDS encoding guanylate kinase — translation MTTVHHGSRRPLVIVLSGPSGVGKDATIAKIREIGAKFHYVVTATTREKRRNEIDGVHYHFLNKRDFKKMIAQDEFLEYAEVYGNFYGVPKKEVRQALEREEDVIIKVDVQGATTLKKKIPDAVFIFLMTPSPDELVDRLKARNADSETSVKTRMLKVGEELESLLLFDYCVVNIKDDLDRTAEAVAGIIRTEKHRVKRRMIKI, via the coding sequence ATGACAACCGTGCACCACGGCAGCAGGCGACCCCTGGTAATCGTGTTGTCAGGCCCGTCCGGCGTCGGCAAGGACGCCACCATCGCTAAAATCAGGGAGATAGGCGCAAAGTTCCATTACGTGGTCACCGCCACCACCAGGGAGAAGCGTCGCAATGAAATCGACGGTGTCCACTATCATTTCTTGAACAAGCGTGACTTCAAGAAAATGATTGCGCAGGACGAGTTCCTGGAATACGCCGAGGTCTACGGCAATTTCTACGGCGTGCCCAAAAAAGAGGTCAGGCAGGCTTTAGAGAGGGAAGAGGATGTGATCATCAAGGTGGATGTGCAGGGCGCGACCACTTTAAAGAAGAAGATACCGGATGCCGTTTTTATCTTCCTGATGACGCCTTCCCCGGATGAACTGGTCGACAGGCTAAAAGCGCGCAACGCCGATTCGGAGACATCAGTCAAAACTCGTATGCTCAAGGTCGGGGAGGAGCTTGAAAGCCTCCTGCTCTTCGACTACTGTGTGGTCAATATCAAGGACGACCTGGACCGCACGGCGGAGGCTGTGGCCGGAATAATCAGAACCGAAAAGCACCGCGTCAAACGCAGGATGATCAAGATTTAG
- the ybeY gene encoding rRNA maturation RNase YbeY yields MKRIKGCSVKRAWIRQTILAVLDAENVSAPLEIDCLVTNDAGIRALNSRYRGIDQPTDVLSFALDEPGTDGAAFPVTPGGTAGMGILVVSYPTAVEQAQRNRVAVEDELRLLLVHGMLHILGYDHERQKEGLAMRKKEREILGLIGRSGAKS; encoded by the coding sequence ATGAAGCGGATTAAAGGCTGTTCCGTCAAACGAGCCTGGATCAGGCAGACGATACTGGCTGTACTGGATGCCGAGAACGTGTCCGCACCGCTGGAGATCGACTGTCTGGTAACTAACGATGCAGGGATACGGGCTTTGAACAGCCGATATCGCGGCATCGACCAGCCCACCGATGTGCTCTCCTTTGCACTGGACGAGCCCGGCACGGATGGCGCTGCATTCCCCGTAACTCCGGGAGGTACGGCAGGCATGGGGATCCTTGTGGTCTCCTATCCCACGGCGGTGGAGCAGGCGCAGCGGAATCGTGTTGCGGTCGAGGATGAACTGCGCCTGCTGCTGGTGCACGGCATGTTGCATATACTAGGCTATGATCACGAAAGGCAAAAGGAAGGCCTGGCAATGCGTAAAAAAGAGCGGGAGATACTGGGATTGATCGGACGCTCCGGCGCTAAATCTTGA
- the miaA gene encoding tRNA (adenosine(37)-N6)-dimethylallyltransferase MiaA produces the protein MKCLVAIVGPTAVGKSRLGIGIAKQFSGEIVNADSRQIYKYMDIGTAKPGAADRGTVPHHMLDIIFPDQPYSLAHFQASAQLCISDIQDRGGLPVLVGGSGQYIWSVLEGWNIPAVEPDPVYREEMARRAETEGVESLYRELEEMDPAGAALILPHNLRRIVRALEIHRKTGMLPSSLREKKGLPYPVLIIGLTAERERLYSLIDRRTDDMVAAGFVNEVKKLLKMGYDSGLPAMSSLGYRQMIGHLSGRISLEEAVQIIKYETHRFARSQNAWFRTSDDRISWFETEGEYTEKIIEKTRGLLEKIG, from the coding sequence ATGAAATGCCTGGTCGCTATCGTGGGTCCCACGGCGGTCGGCAAGAGCAGGCTGGGCATCGGCATTGCCAAGCAGTTCAGCGGCGAGATAGTCAACGCCGATAGCCGGCAGATCTATAAGTACATGGACATCGGCACGGCCAAGCCCGGAGCGGCGGACAGGGGAACCGTGCCGCATCATATGCTTGACATAATATTTCCAGATCAGCCTTACAGCCTGGCTCATTTTCAGGCTTCTGCTCAGCTCTGCATTTCGGATATCCAGGACAGGGGAGGGCTGCCGGTGCTTGTCGGCGGCAGCGGCCAGTACATCTGGTCGGTGCTGGAAGGCTGGAACATTCCGGCGGTAGAGCCCGATCCCGTTTACCGCGAGGAAATGGCGCGCAGGGCTGAGACGGAGGGGGTCGAGAGTCTGTATCGCGAGTTGGAGGAAATGGACCCTGCGGGCGCAGCCCTGATACTTCCCCACAACCTCAGAAGGATCGTGCGCGCGCTGGAGATCCATCGCAAGACAGGAATGCTGCCGTCCTCGCTGCGCGAGAAAAAGGGCCTGCCTTATCCCGTTCTGATAATAGGACTGACGGCCGAAAGGGAACGTCTCTACAGCCTGATCGACAGGCGCACTGATGATATGGTGGCCGCAGGATTTGTCAATGAGGTTAAGAAACTGCTGAAGATGGGATACGACAGCGGGCTGCCTGCCATGTCCAGCCTCGGCTACCGGCAGATGATCGGCCACCTGTCCGGAAGAATCAGCCTGGAGGAGGCGGTGCAGATAATTAAATACGAGACGCACCGCTTTGCGCGCAGCCAGAACGCGTGGTTCCGGACCTCGGACGATAGAATAAGCTGGTTCGAAACGGAAGGGGAGTATACTGAGAAGATCATTGAGAAAACGCGCGGGCTGCTGGAAAAAATCGGTTAG
- the lexA gene encoding transcriptional repressor LexA, translating into MRKAGPSEKREKIIEFIRDFYDERGYTPTVRDIQKGCGLSSTAVVQYHLKLLESEHQIERDSHVFRSIQLPDRRSTIRVPVLGVIAAGTPLPVMSADTWHQEAVDTLELSGEITREKEVFALRVKGTSMIDALIDDGDIVLMEPVKNVENGDMVAAWLRKEAEVTLKRYFREEDRVRLQPANSQMEPIYTDPANVDIQGRVVAVIRTI; encoded by the coding sequence ATGAGAAAAGCAGGGCCGAGTGAAAAACGTGAAAAGATCATCGAGTTCATTCGGGATTTTTACGACGAGCGTGGCTATACGCCCACGGTAAGGGACATTCAAAAAGGCTGCGGGCTCAGCTCCACCGCCGTTGTGCAGTATCATCTCAAGTTGCTGGAAAGCGAGCACCAGATCGAGAGGGATTCCCACGTTTTCAGGAGCATCCAGCTTCCTGACCGCAGGAGCACCATACGCGTCCCCGTCCTGGGCGTTATCGCAGCCGGCACTCCCCTGCCCGTGATGAGCGCGGACACCTGGCACCAGGAGGCGGTGGATACGCTGGAGCTGTCCGGAGAGATCACACGGGAGAAAGAGGTTTTTGCTTTGAGGGTGAAAGGAACCTCTATGATCGATGCCCTAATCGACGACGGAGATATCGTTTTAATGGAGCCAGTTAAGAATGTCGAGAACGGAGACATGGTGGCAGCCTGGCTGAGAAAGGAAGCGGAGGTCACGCTCAAGCGTTACTTCAGGGAGGAAGACCGCGTCCGTCTGCAGCCGGCCAATTCGCAGATGGAGCCGATCTACACCGACCCGGCCAATGTGGATATACAGGGCAGGGTGGTGGCGGTCATCAGAACAATATAA
- a CDS encoding phosphoglycerate kinase — translation MKKSIRDVEVTGKKVLVRVDFNVPLDPKTNEIMDDSRIIASLPTIWYLIGHKAKIILCSHLGRPDGKVVESLRMTPIAERLSQLTNLPIYTVSDCIGPKVQKAVDKLKSGDILLLENLRFHAEEEGNDPKFSAELACLADIYVDDAFGTAHRAHASTHGVAKLLPAYAGLLLEKELRVLGDLLENAQHPFAALLGGAKVSDKIKLISNMLGKIDILLIGGGMAATFLKAHGYSVGLSAVEEDKIGLAKDLTEKAGVGKVELVLPPDVIVADAINDTAKYAIAPVSMIPADKYIVDIGPQARELFTEKLKPCRTVFWNGPMGVYEIEQFARGTRSMAELLANLHATTVVGGGSTAEIVTEMSLGFKMTHVSTGGGASMSFMEGKTLPGVEVLQDE, via the coding sequence ATGAAGAAATCGATACGAGATGTAGAGGTTACCGGCAAAAAGGTCCTGGTCAGGGTGGATTTCAACGTGCCTCTCGATCCCAAAACCAATGAGATTATGGATGACAGCCGCATCATAGCATCGCTGCCTACCATATGGTACCTGATAGGGCACAAAGCTAAGATTATTTTATGTTCGCACCTGGGCCGTCCGGACGGCAAGGTGGTGGAATCATTGCGCATGACCCCTATCGCCGAGCGGCTCTCCCAGCTCACCAACCTGCCCATCTACACCGTGTCGGACTGCATCGGCCCCAAAGTACAGAAAGCGGTGGATAAACTGAAGAGTGGCGACATACTGCTGCTGGAGAACCTGCGCTTCCATGCCGAGGAGGAGGGTAACGACCCCAAATTCTCCGCCGAGCTGGCCTGCCTGGCGGACATCTACGTGGATGATGCCTTCGGCACGGCCCATCGCGCGCACGCCTCCACTCACGGCGTGGCCAAACTGCTTCCGGCTTATGCCGGGCTGCTGCTGGAAAAGGAGCTGCGCGTGCTGGGCGACCTGCTGGAAAACGCGCAGCACCCCTTCGCCGCGCTGCTGGGCGGGGCCAAGGTCAGCGATAAGATCAAGCTGATCAGCAATATGCTGGGCAAGATCGATATATTGTTGATCGGAGGCGGGATGGCGGCAACATTCCTCAAGGCGCACGGCTACAGCGTTGGACTGTCCGCCGTCGAGGAAGATAAGATAGGGCTGGCCAAAGACCTGACGGAAAAGGCCGGCGTGGGAAAGGTCGAGCTGGTGCTGCCTCCGGACGTAATTGTGGCCGATGCCATCAACGATACCGCCAAATATGCCATCGCCCCTGTTTCCATGATACCCGCCGATAAATACATCGTGGATATCGGTCCCCAGGCCAGGGAGCTGTTCACGGAGAAGCTCAAACCCTGCCGGACGGTTTTCTGGAACGGTCCCATGGGCGTGTATGAGATCGAGCAGTTCGCTCGGGGCACACGCTCCATGGCGGAGCTGCTGGCCAACCTGCACGCAACCACCGTGGTGGGCGGCGGCTCCACCGCCGAGATCGTGACAGAGATGAGCCTCGGCTTCAAGATGACGCACGTTTCCACGGGCGGCGGGGCCAGCATGAGCTTCATGGAGGGCAAAACGTTGCCGGGTGTGGAGGTTTTGCAGGACGAGTAA
- a CDS encoding 4Fe-4S binding protein: protein MSDPYTEFAGKYAYQGSERFRKVLQVLMDEDEVKIANMLPATADEISGKTGKPVEKVNEILAGLFKKGVIFESSKGYRPARDIFQLHDATGSDMRSDQLWGRDLLDAWWDFSENELYKDVAKWVKDFINPVSRVIPARAAVAEPGKLMPNEDIEGIIDRTARIAVVKCPCRRMAQKCDRPGEVCLQLNKGAEYTIKRGSGREVSKEEAKQILRTAAEGGLVHSVTNTPEMGHFICNCCPDCCIFMMPWLTYGGVEKGIARSRFEARVDVESCSGCQDCVEQCPFGAIEMIKVAGHKKMKAAVNPDKCFGCGVCAVQCITDSIKLYEVREPIKA, encoded by the coding sequence ATGAGCGACCCTTATACCGAGTTTGCCGGCAAATACGCCTACCAGGGATCGGAGAGGTTCAGGAAGGTGCTTCAGGTACTGATGGACGAAGACGAGGTCAAGATCGCCAATATGCTTCCCGCTACGGCAGATGAGATATCAGGAAAGACAGGCAAACCGGTTGAGAAAGTAAACGAGATATTGGCCGGACTTTTTAAGAAGGGCGTTATTTTCGAATCATCCAAAGGCTACCGCCCGGCGCGCGATATTTTCCAGCTGCACGACGCCACCGGCAGCGATATGAGGTCGGACCAGCTGTGGGGCAGGGACCTGCTGGACGCCTGGTGGGATTTCTCCGAGAACGAGCTGTATAAGGATGTCGCCAAATGGGTGAAGGATTTCATTAATCCCGTCTCCAGGGTCATACCGGCGCGTGCGGCTGTCGCGGAGCCCGGCAAGCTCATGCCGAATGAGGACATAGAGGGGATTATCGACAGGACAGCCAGGATCGCCGTGGTCAAGTGCCCCTGCCGTCGCATGGCGCAGAAATGCGACAGGCCCGGCGAGGTCTGCCTGCAGCTAAACAAGGGCGCGGAATACACTATAAAGCGCGGCTCCGGCCGCGAGGTGAGCAAAGAAGAGGCCAAACAGATACTGCGCACCGCTGCGGAGGGTGGCCTGGTCCACAGCGTGACCAATACCCCGGAGATGGGACATTTTATCTGCAACTGCTGTCCAGATTGCTGTATCTTCATGATGCCGTGGCTGACCTACGGCGGAGTGGAAAAGGGCATAGCCAGGAGCCGCTTCGAGGCCAGGGTGGACGTAGAGTCTTGCAGCGGATGCCAGGACTGTGTGGAGCAGTGTCCTTTCGGCGCAATCGAGATGATAAAGGTCGCCGGGCACAAGAAGATGAAGGCCGCTGTCAATCCCGATAAATGTTTCGGATGCGGCGTATGTGCCGTTCAGTGCATAACTGATTCAATCAAGCTTTACGAGGTGCGTGAGCCCATCAAGGCCTGA
- the tpiA gene encoding triose-phosphate isomerase: MRRPFIAGNWKMNTTVDEAAALVSSMIGDLSNETAVDVVLCPPFISLYKIGEMIAGTSVGLGAQNMYFKEKGAFTGEISSLMLRPLCRYVILGHSERRQIFGETDSQVNQKVKAALAAGLTPIFCIGETLEENDAGKTGEVLTRQVREGLKDIPAGVEVVVAYEPIWAIGTGRAAAGGQAGKTIGLIRSEVAGVLGKEKAEAMRILYGGSVTAANIAEFISEPQIDGALVGGASLKAADFTGIVKQAASIKAAP, from the coding sequence ATGCGCAGACCATTTATCGCAGGCAACTGGAAGATGAACACCACGGTCGACGAGGCCGCCGCGCTGGTTTCCTCGATGATCGGGGACCTGAGTAACGAAACCGCGGTCGACGTCGTGCTTTGTCCACCCTTCATCTCGCTTTATAAAATAGGCGAAATGATCGCAGGCACGTCCGTCGGGCTGGGCGCCCAGAATATGTATTTTAAAGAGAAAGGCGCTTTCACCGGCGAGATCTCGTCGCTGATGCTCAGGCCGCTGTGTCGATACGTGATACTGGGACATTCGGAGCGCCGACAGATTTTCGGCGAAACAGATAGCCAGGTTAACCAGAAGGTGAAAGCCGCTCTGGCGGCGGGCCTTACACCCATCTTCTGCATCGGTGAGACTTTGGAGGAGAACGATGCGGGAAAGACCGGTGAGGTGCTCACCCGGCAGGTCAGGGAGGGGCTCAAGGACATACCCGCCGGGGTAGAGGTCGTTGTTGCCTACGAGCCCATCTGGGCTATTGGAACGGGCAGGGCGGCGGCCGGCGGACAGGCGGGGAAGACCATAGGACTGATACGCTCTGAAGTAGCCGGCGTGCTGGGCAAGGAAAAAGCTGAAGCGATGCGTATCCTGTACGGCGGCAGCGTGACGGCGGCCAACATAGCCGAGTTTATCAGCGAACCTCAGATCGACGGCGCCCTGGTGGGCGGCGCCAGCCTCAAGGCAGCAGATTTCACCGGCATCGTAAAACAGGCGGCGTCGATCAAAGCGGCGCCATGA
- the nadB gene encoding L-aspartate oxidase: MNYYDYIVIGSGIAGLYSALLAIESGSVLIVTKGGIEDCNTRHAQGGIAAAIGQNDSAELHFKDTIEAGDGLCDEGAVRILADEAPDRIADLIGFGVPFDTQEGEVALTREAAHSRSRILHAGGDATGEYIEVTLSEQVRISPIKVLEYCLATEILLSNGRVSGVKTIDFRSGIIEEYACKFIILATGGAGRLFKYTTNGDTATGDGIALAYNAGAEIVDMEFFQFHPTALRLPGVSPFLISEAVRGEGGVLRNDEGRAFMTDYSPSGDLAPRDVVARGILFEMRKTGSDRVFLDVTHLPATKLATRFPRIYRFCLDHGLDITRTPIPVAPAAHYLMGGVRVNTWGETNIPGLFAAGETACTGVHGANRLASNSLLEVLIFSKRIIERSELEGQANGGKAWTAETYQLPSREPYKDAPALVLANLQSMLWDKVGIVRDVTGLYQAAITLSAWNRILPVPTDRLSYELNTMVTNARLMTEAALLREESRGAHYRSDFPTASEKWRKHIVFRQ, from the coding sequence ATGAACTATTATGACTACATTGTTATAGGAAGCGGCATCGCCGGCCTTTACAGTGCGCTGCTGGCCATAGAGAGCGGCAGCGTTTTGATCGTCACCAAGGGCGGTATCGAGGACTGCAACACAAGGCACGCCCAGGGCGGGATAGCCGCCGCCATCGGCCAGAACGACTCGGCCGAGCTTCATTTCAAGGACACTATAGAGGCGGGGGATGGGCTGTGTGATGAGGGTGCGGTGCGCATACTGGCCGACGAGGCGCCCGACCGCATAGCCGACCTGATCGGATTCGGCGTGCCCTTCGATACACAGGAGGGAGAGGTCGCGCTGACGCGCGAGGCGGCGCACTCCAGGTCACGCATTCTTCATGCCGGGGGCGACGCCACGGGCGAGTATATCGAGGTCACGCTCAGCGAGCAGGTGCGCATATCTCCCATCAAGGTGCTGGAATACTGCCTTGCTACCGAGATACTGCTCAGCAACGGACGTGTGAGCGGCGTCAAGACCATTGATTTTCGAAGCGGCATCATCGAGGAATACGCCTGCAAATTCATTATACTGGCCACCGGGGGCGCAGGCAGGCTGTTCAAGTACACGACCAACGGTGACACCGCCACCGGCGACGGCATCGCGCTGGCCTACAACGCGGGCGCCGAGATCGTCGATATGGAGTTCTTCCAGTTCCACCCCACCGCATTGAGGCTGCCCGGCGTGTCTCCATTCCTGATCAGCGAGGCCGTGCGCGGCGAAGGGGGCGTGCTGAGGAATGACGAGGGGCGAGCCTTTATGACGGATTACTCACCCAGCGGAGACCTCGCGCCGCGCGACGTCGTGGCCAGGGGCATACTCTTCGAGATGAGGAAGACCGGCAGCGACAGAGTTTTCCTGGATGTTACGCATCTGCCCGCCACCAAGCTTGCCACGCGTTTCCCTCGCATCTACCGCTTCTGCCTGGACCACGGGCTGGACATCACCAGGACGCCCATACCGGTTGCTCCGGCAGCTCACTATCTGATGGGCGGGGTCCGTGTAAACACCTGGGGCGAGACCAATATACCAGGCCTTTTCGCCGCCGGTGAGACGGCCTGCACAGGCGTGCACGGCGCCAACAGGCTGGCCTCAAATTCCCTGCTGGAGGTATTGATTTTCAGCAAGCGCATAATCGAGCGGTCGGAGCTGGAAGGTCAGGCCAACGGGGGCAAAGCATGGACCGCCGAAACGTATCAGTTACCATCGAGGGAGCCTTACAAGGACGCTCCGGCGCTGGTCCTGGCCAACCTTCAGTCTATGCTGTGGGATAAAGTAGGCATCGTGCGCGATGTCACCGGACTGTACCAGGCGGCCATCACCCTCTCTGCCTGGAACCGCATCCTGCCTGTGCCCACCGACCGCCTCTCTTATGAGTTGAACACGATGGTCACCAACGCCAGATTGATGACCGAAGCGGCGCTGCTGCGCGAGGAAAGCCGCGGGGCACATTACAGGTCGGACTTCCCCACAGCCTCCGAGAAGTGGAGAAAACACATCGTTTTCCGGCAATGA
- a CDS encoding right-handed parallel beta-helix repeat-containing protein — MAAKLSVHLVITLLVFAALIGSVFVQPAPASAATWYVDKLGTDDPAHGTGPGAAAFLTINYAIGRAGAGDTIRIGLGTWVEQVVIDKSLSLIGTAVAPTPNGTFIAAPADGARTNYTAGDGTVFDYVILAHDTTNVTVSTLTAYAFGARNAGADHYATIVFDNVIGSSGFNSGCVTGAFNNNIADIDIAVWGGSVVTVQGSLIVDFTRSGVECNGSAVTVYNNELNNEVLGAACVRLEDTNPGLVDTNLMFSVENGIVVLDSQNIIIRDNDLHGTSAFRGIQSQASGPVAIQHNVIYEFQTGICDTGSTTNGSIDSNEIYDCADGIALNSATSLWTSLNDNLIYDNGRGLYHACPLEDVSGNIFYHNTTGIEAENDLAAHCNAIVGNTTAGLVLLADGTFNVIDNYWGANSGPNVDGAGPGTGDPIDTNGHTALDFNPWAAMNLTATPAIIVADGVSLSTLDLDCTRNSNGIVMGCNIPDGLQVDFATTAGTLTSLFALTSGGHAVTTLRSSTTASVATVRSVFQVLPTLTISTAMVTFTATPVPPPMQQGINVGPGSHGASLTSITSPSALNPPNLQVTSAKVSASSIAAGSPVTVSADVTNTGGASGAAAVKVYLNGEVAGLQGVKVAGGSTEPVTFTLTPSQPGEYSVRVNNVRAGTLNVTGGNNNDIIFAVAFAAFVLILLVLLVVYLRQRGTAA, encoded by the coding sequence ATGGCCGCGAAGCTTTCAGTCCACCTTGTGATCACACTGCTGGTATTTGCCGCCCTGATAGGATCGGTGTTTGTGCAGCCTGCGCCGGCCAGCGCCGCCACCTGGTACGTGGACAAATTGGGCACCGACGACCCCGCGCATGGCACAGGCCCGGGTGCAGCCGCCTTTCTGACGATCAATTACGCCATCGGCCGGGCAGGCGCCGGTGATACTATACGCATCGGCCTGGGCACATGGGTGGAGCAGGTCGTGATTGACAAATCCCTCTCGTTAATCGGCACAGCCGTTGCACCGACACCCAATGGCACGTTCATCGCAGCTCCAGCTGACGGCGCCAGAACGAATTACACGGCAGGAGACGGCACTGTATTTGATTATGTGATCCTGGCGCACGACACCACCAATGTCACAGTCAGCACCCTCACCGCTTATGCCTTTGGCGCCAGGAATGCCGGCGCTGATCACTACGCAACAATTGTTTTTGACAATGTAATCGGCTCCAGTGGATTCAATTCCGGCTGCGTGACAGGCGCATTTAATAACAATATCGCCGACATCGATATCGCCGTATGGGGCGGTTCGGTTGTCACCGTCCAGGGGTCCCTGATCGTTGATTTCACCCGCTCGGGCGTAGAATGTAACGGCAGCGCTGTCACAGTCTACAACAATGAGCTGAACAATGAGGTTCTTGGCGCAGCGTGTGTTCGTTTGGAGGATACGAATCCTGGCCTGGTGGACACTAATCTGATGTTTTCGGTGGAGAATGGGATAGTTGTTTTAGATAGCCAGAACATTATTATACGTGATAATGATCTCCATGGAACATCAGCCTTTAGGGGTATTCAGTCTCAGGCCTCAGGGCCGGTTGCCATACAGCATAACGTGATTTATGAATTCCAAACCGGCATATGTGATACAGGGAGTACAACCAACGGATCTATCGACAGCAATGAGATATACGATTGTGCCGATGGTATTGCTCTGAACAGTGCAACGTCCCTCTGGACGTCGTTGAATGATAACCTGATCTATGATAATGGCCGGGGTCTATACCACGCCTGTCCGCTGGAAGATGTATCGGGCAATATTTTCTACCATAATACGACTGGCATCGAAGCTGAAAATGACCTGGCGGCACATTGCAACGCCATAGTCGGAAATACGACAGCCGGTCTGGTCCTCTTAGCCGACGGGACATTCAATGTAATCGATAATTACTGGGGAGCCAACAGTGGCCCGAACGTGGACGGCGCAGGCCCGGGCACGGGCGACCCGATTGATACCAACGGGCATACTGCACTGGACTTCAATCCATGGGCCGCTATGAACCTGACGGCTACTCCTGCTATAATCGTGGCCGATGGCGTATCTCTTTCCACCCTCGACCTGGACTGCACACGCAACTCCAATGGAATTGTCATGGGTTGCAATATACCGGACGGACTCCAGGTAGACTTCGCAACCACAGCCGGCACGTTGACCAGCTTGTTCGCGCTGACATCCGGAGGGCATGCTGTTACAACACTTCGATCATCAACCACAGCCAGCGTCGCCACGGTCAGGTCGGTCTTTCAGGTGCTGCCGACACTTACCATATCTACAGCCATGGTAACCTTTACAGCCACCCCTGTTCCACCTCCCATGCAACAGGGTATCAACGTCGGGCCCGGTTCACACGGCGCGTCCCTGACATCTATCACATCGCCAAGCGCTTTAAATCCACCTAACCTACAGGTCACGTCAGCAAAGGTATCAGCTTCGTCTATAGCAGCGGGCAGCCCGGTAACGGTCAGCGCCGATGTCACCAATACGGGAGGTGCAAGCGGCGCAGCCGCCGTTAAGGTTTATCTCAACGGCGAGGTCGCCGGCTTACAGGGAGTAAAGGTGGCCGGCGGCAGCACGGAGCCTGTGACGTTCACCCTGACGCCGTCCCAGCCGGGAGAATACAGCGTACGCGTGAACAACGTTCGGGCCGGCACACTCAACGTGACCGGCGGGAATAACAACGATATTATATTTGCCGTCGCATTTGCGGCGTTCGTGTTAATACTGCTGGTATTGCTGGTCGTGTATCTGCGCCAGCGCGGAACGGCTGCATAG
- the miaB gene encoding tRNA (N6-isopentenyl adenosine(37)-C2)-methylthiotransferase MiaB, translating to MKAYIWTIGCQMNRAESAALGSDLQSLGFEPVRNAREADIVVLNTCVVRQSAEDKVRGMLGYVSGIKSARPHMHIAVTGCFVEEDVNELNRLFPFVDHFFGPGRLLDFHDWLCSLGLERDFDLLSRAPQQVSPVSAYLPIIQGCNNFCSYCIVPYRRGRERSRPAEEILAEATGLVERGAREIVLLGQNVNTYGHDLSPASDLSELLYMLSDLGVLQRIRFLTNHPKDMSENLIQAIKNLPKVCRHVCLPLQAGDDEVLKKMNRGYTRDDYFALVARIRKDVPDMAISTDLIVGFPGETEQQFINSSEAIKSLRFDTVHVAAYSPRPGTAACAKYPDDVPQEIKLDRLHAIEELQAGIQSEINSGLIGTTTVVLVEGVKAGKWYGRTASDRLVFFKDERDVKGQLVEVEIQTASPWALQGVATPVRSL from the coding sequence ATGAAAGCATATATTTGGACCATCGGCTGCCAGATGAACCGGGCTGAGTCGGCCGCCCTCGGCTCCGACCTTCAGTCTCTGGGATTTGAACCGGTTCGAAACGCACGCGAAGCCGATATCGTAGTGCTCAACACCTGCGTGGTCAGGCAGTCCGCCGAGGATAAAGTCAGGGGTATGCTCGGTTACGTCAGCGGCATCAAGTCCGCCAGGCCGCACATGCATATCGCCGTGACCGGCTGTTTCGTGGAAGAGGACGTCAATGAGCTTAACCGCCTTTTCCCCTTCGTAGACCACTTCTTCGGGCCGGGCCGGCTACTGGATTTTCATGACTGGCTGTGCTCCCTTGGTCTTGAACGGGACTTCGACCTGTTATCAAGGGCCCCGCAGCAGGTGTCACCGGTCAGCGCCTATCTACCCATAATCCAGGGCTGCAACAACTTTTGCTCCTACTGCATCGTGCCCTACCGGCGGGGCAGGGAGAGGAGCCGTCCGGCAGAGGAAATACTGGCCGAGGCGACTGGACTTGTCGAGCGGGGCGCCAGGGAGATCGTCCTGCTGGGGCAAAACGTCAACACCTACGGGCACGACCTGTCGCCGGCAAGCGATCTCAGCGAGCTGCTTTATATGTTGAGCGACCTCGGTGTCCTCCAGCGGATAAGGTTCCTGACCAACCATCCCAAGGACATGAGCGAAAATCTGATACAGGCAATAAAGAATCTGCCGAAGGTATGCCGCCACGTGTGCCTGCCGCTGCAGGCGGGCGATGACGAGGTGCTCAAAAAGATGAACCGCGGCTATACCCGGGACGATTACTTTGCCCTGGTGGCCCGAATCCGTAAGGACGTCCCGGATATGGCGATCAGCACCGATTTGATCGTAGGTTTTCCAGGTGAGACGGAGCAGCAGTTTATCAACAGCTCTGAGGCTATTAAGAGCCTGAGATTCGATACAGTTCACGTCGCCGCCTATTCGCCCCGTCCGGGCACGGCCGCCTGCGCCAAATACCCGGACGACGTGCCGCAGGAGATCAAACTGGACAGGCTGCACGCAATAGAGGAGCTGCAGGCCGGTATCCAGTCGGAGATCAACAGTGGCCTTATCGGCACGACTACAGTTGTGCTGGTCGAAGGGGTGAAGGCAGGGAAATGGTACGGGCGCACCGCCAGCGACCGGCTGGTATTTTTCAAGGACGAGCGCGACGTCAAAGGGCAACTGGTAGAGGTGGAGATACAAACCGCCAGCCCCTGGGCGCTGCAGGGCGTTGCAACACCCGTGAGAAGCTTATAG